The following proteins are encoded in a genomic region of Arachis ipaensis cultivar K30076 chromosome B02, Araip1.1, whole genome shotgun sequence:
- the LOC110268290 gene encoding uncharacterized protein LOC110268290: MPNAHHRNCVMHIWKNFINRFKDLYIREVVWDCAKCTTIPEFKEQMEKLKRINQGAWEYLSKFEPATWVKAYFSHGPKVDNLTNNMCEVFNAKIVNYRIKPILTMCEEIRCYLMRRMVKHKQLLENYSGKLAPVQQKRLDRLIRPSNKWLAEWTGDEERKRFEVSRKNTKVDVDLIKQTCSCNKWQLTGMPCIHAVAAIRKRHDQPEEYVHPWLCMESIHKTYSHSIQPVPSQEFWTRSEYSRPDPPIIKRPIGRPKVHNRQKDPAEPMMQQGAKLKRSFKVTCSKCGSEGHNYKTCKGAPSNPNWKPKTKKSKKGGTSQSLVVLPLSQSAPKDDDALNTQSDPSSQAVSSQAASSQAASSQAPDVPSAVAATPNPVTPVPVADQLTTRGTPFRPPLQVPSTAHQTVQPKTSKIRPKQKIFRPPTASRKNAINLRIRDEIKTTFPVSSPGVNQSCHVIRTRATSDFSGESGRGNLTEGLIRPRFVKNKIKEKGSSPAGGSSVASSSSATGYELARKAMNKNEELADEIDADLDQGGGGGGSSTFYAAPLAFSSPSSENEGDDINDANLQQVMEDFDD, encoded by the exons ATGCCAAATGCCCATCACCGAAACTGTGTGATGCACATTTGGAAAAATTTTATCAACCGTTTTAAGGACCTCTATATTCGGGAGGTGGTTTGGGATTGTGCTAAATGCACCACCATACCAGAATTTAAGGAGCAAATGGAAAAACTCAAGCGAATTAACCAGGGTGCATGGGAGTATCTATCGAAATTTGAGCCAGCAACTTGGGTGAAGGCCTATTTCTCACATGGACCAAAAGTGGACAACCTCACAAATAACATGTGTGAGGTGTTCAACGCGAAGATAGTAAACTATAGAATCAAGCCTATTCTCACAATGTGTGAAGAAATTAGGTGCTATCTGATGAGGAGGATGGTCAAACATAAGCAGTTACTAGAAAATTATTCTGGAAAGCTCGCACCTGTTCAGCAGAAAAGGCTGGATCGTCTTATAAGGCCCAGCAACAAGTGGCTTGCAGAGTGGACAGGTGACGAGGAACGTAAGAGATTTGAAGTGAGTCGTAAGAATACAAAGGTagatgtggatctcatcaagcaAACTTGCTCATGCAACAAGTGGCAGCTGACTG GCATGCCCTGTATCCATGCAGTAGCAGCAATCAGGAAAAGACATGATCAACCAGAAGAATATGTTCATCCATGGTTATGCATGGAGTCAATCCATAAGACATATTCACATTCTATTCAACCGGTGCCTAGTCAGGAATTTTGGACACGGAGTGAGTATTCAAGACCAGATCCTCCCATCATAAAGAGACCAATAGGCAGACCAAAGGTACACAACAGACAAAAGGATCCGGCTGAACCAATGATGCAGCAAGGTGCCAAGCTGAAGAGATCCTTTAAGGTAACTTGCAGTAAATGTGGCTCAGAGGGACATAATTACAAGACATGCAAGGGTGCTCCATCTAACCCCAACTGGAAACCTAAGACCAAGAAGTCCAAGAAAGGTGGGACAAGTCAGTCACTAGTTGTCCTTCCACTATCACAGTCAGCACCAAAAGATGAt GATGCTCTTAACACCCAAAGTGATCCATCTAGCCAGGCTGTTTCTAGCCAGGCTGCATCTAGCCAGGCTGCATCTAGCCAGGCTCCagat GTTCCAAGTGCTGTGGCAGCAACACCAAACCCTGTAACACCAGTTCCCGTGGCAGACCAACTCACAACCAGAGGTACACCATTTAGGCCTCCACTTCAAGTTCCATCCACAGCTCACCAAACAGTTCAACCAAAAACTTCAAAAATCAGACCCAAACAGAAGATATTCAGGCCACCTACGGCCTCCAGAAAGAACGCAATCAATTTAAGGATTAGGGATGAAATCAAAACGAC CTTTCCAGTCAGCAGTCCAGGTGTCAACCAGTCATGCCACGTCATCCGCACGAGAGCCACATCAGACTTCTCCGGCGAGTCTGGCAGAGGCAATTTGACGGAGGGACTCATCCGTCCAAGATTTGTAAAG aataaaataaaagagaaggGCAGCAGCCCTGCTGGTGGTAGCAGTGTTGCTAGTAGCAGCAGTGCTACTG GCTATGAGTTAGCAAGGAAGGCCATGAATAAGAATGAGGAGCTAGCTG ATGAGATTGATGCTGATTTAGATCAAGGCGGCggtggtggtggtagtagtaCATTTTATGCTGCACCACTTGCTTTTTCTAGTCCAAGTAGTGAAAATGAAGGTGATGATATCAATGACGCAAATCTGCAGCAAGTTATGgaggattttgatgattga
- the LOC107621746 gene encoding putative UDP-rhamnose:rhamnosyltransferase 1 produces the protein MSENATHHVVMLPWSAFGHLIPFFQLSIDIAKSGIHVSFISTPKNIQRLPKPPSDLSHILHLVEIPFPSPLDSSHLSGGEATVDIPFDKIQYLKLAWDQMQNPVKEFVSKLQPNWIICDFHAHWAVEIAQELHVKLMYYSVYSASTIVFFGPPGRMRAPTSPEVLTSPREWVNFPSSVAFQRNEAIAFYQSAYIENVTGLRDIDRLANVIDGANAVSFRNCYEMEGEYLNLYQELIEKPVIPVGLLPPEMPEKRLVDESWSKTFEWLDAQATKSVVFVGFGSECKLSKEQVFEIAYGLELSELPFLWTLRKPSWAIHDHDSLPLGFCERTSKRGKVCFGWAPQKEILSHKSIGGSLFHSGWGSIIETLMFGHTLVVLPFVVDQPLNAKALLDKGLAIEVKRNNEDGSFSRDDIAKCLREAMVLEEGEMLRIKTREIAKVVGDLKLHHDYMKAFVKFLRT, from the coding sequence ATGTCTGAGAATGCAACTCATCATGTGGTGATGCTTCCATGGTCTGCATTTGGCCATTTGATTCCGTTTTTCCAACTCTCCATAGACATAGCCAAATCAGGTATTCATGTCTCCTTCATTTCAACACCAAAAAATATTCAAAGGCTTCCAAAACCACCTTCAGATTTATCTCATATTTTACATTTGGTGGAAATTCCATTTCCATCACCATTAGACTCATCACATCTCTCTGGTGGTGAGGCTACTGTGGACATTCCATTTGACAAAATTCAGTACCTCAAGTTAGCATGGGATCAAATGCAAAATCCAGTGAAGGAATTTGTGTCTAAGTTGCAACCAAATTGGATCATTTGTGACTTCCATGCACACTGGGCTGTAGAGATTGCTCAAGAGCTTCATGTGAAACTCATGTACTACTCTGTTTACTCTGCTTCCACTATTGTGTTCTTTGGACCACCCGGTCGAATGAGAGCACCAACCTCGCCAGAAGTCCTAACATCACCAAGAGAATGGGTGAATTTTCCGTCTTCAGTGGCTTTTCAACGAAACGAGGCCATTGCGTTCTATCAAAGTGCATACATAGAAAATGTGACCGGGTTAAGAGACATTGATAGGCTTGCCAATGTAATAGACGGCGCAAACGCTGTATCATTTCGCAACTGCTATGAGATGGAAGGTGAGTATTTGAATCTATATCAAGAACTTATTGAGAAGCCAGTGATTCCTGTAGGTTTGCTTCCTCCGGAGATGCCAGAGAAAAGACTTGTTGATGAGTCTTGGAGTAAGACTTTCGAGTGGCTTGATGCGCAAGCAACAAAGTCGGTAGTCTTTGTTGGGTTTGGTAGTGAGTGTAAGTTGAGCAAAGAGCAAGTTTTTGAGATAGCTTATGGATTAGAGCTTTCTGAATTACCATTTTTGTGGACATTGAGAAAACCAAGTTGGGCAATTCATGATCATGATTCTCTGCCTCTTGGATTTTGTGAAAGAACATCAAAGAGAGGAAAAGTTTGTTTTGGATGGGCACCACAAAAGGAAATTTTGTCACATAAATCTATTGGGGGGTCTTTGTTTCATTCTGGCTGGGGATCTATAATTGAGACTTTGATGTTTGGCCACACTCTTGTAGTGTTGCCATTTGTTGTTGATCAACCTCTTAATGCAAAGGCTTTGCTTGATAAGGGTCTTGCCATTGAAGTGAAGAGAAATAATGAAGATGGTTCATTTAGTAGAGATGACATAGCCAAATGCCTCAGAGAAGCTATGGTATTGGAGGAAGGAGAGATGCTTAGAATCAAGACAAGAGAAATTGCTAAAGTTGTAGGCGATTTGAAGCTTCACCATGATTACATGAAAGCATTTGTCAAGTTTCTTAGGACTTGA
- the LOC107621729 gene encoding putative disease resistance protein At3g14460, which translates to MAGVVVGGAFLSGFINVVLDRLISADAINLVVGKKLSSDLVERLKNALTDAGALVDDAELKQLDNHDVKEWLNCLRDALYTADDLLDRICTKAATQKVTLLGRIFNSEDRQMVNEIERVVRRIEDLENRKGKLGLEKISTASFSWKTPSTSLVKGNVCGREDDKKALIKMLNDNNEHHLSVISIVGMGGVGKTTLAQWMYNNAELMEGFDQKAWVCVSENFNIVETTRNIVKEISTITQDLDSFNSIQDALKKELSKKKFFIVLDDVWSNDHHQWKDFLAPFQCGDKGSTILLTTRKEDVGSVVQTNCQPHYLIPLSEDYCWSVFAANASFPESNGSPILEGIGKKIAKKCDGLPLAAETLGCLCRRHDAKEWEKILSSDIWGFSTNESKIVPALLISYFHLPAHLKRCFVYCALFPKDYHFKKDELILLWMAEDLLRLPKRGENLEEVGCKCFEELASRLFFKQEWGWHKMHDLLHDLAIFLAGDFYCRIEERSEQEKKKVLTRHLSHLPYGSLDHPISKVFKSDMKPESLRTSLYIDDLFSMASKFICLRVLSFRKLDVLPDSIGESIHLRYLNLSFTDINRLPESLCNLYNLQTLILYGCTKLTMLPINMHNLVNLRHLDLRETSLGEMPGGISKLKHLRVLYFFIVGNHKYNGIQELGGLSNLQGSFVIRKLENIVDVKEAENARMTNKNLMNELYLEWSSGDDMVPNTSAERDILDNLQPHNNLEKLTIKGYKSTIFPDWLGHCSYNNMTSVSLKSCNNCCMLPSLGQLPSLKALRIKGFGQLKCVGMEFYKAIGDPSLQIAPPFPLLESLKFDKMACWEEWHLPDSKAFCQLKSLKIRDRPMLKGDMLHQVFMRIVSSSSDALKVRELVIIEFREGGFSGMSLNGDTLSISGSECVVESAFNEMMSNKHLPSLQEVEIIGCWFAVSWPNNCLLPKSLQKLTIRECSKLEFPQQKYDLVELLLHSCDSLSSLSLDVFPNLKNLRIDRCENLESVSMSEAPHAALQRLIIWGCEKLVSLAGGGLAAPNLTHLHVANCEKLEALPRDMNSLLPSLQSLEIYGCPNICRLPEGGLPPNLKSLELQIGEEQMRDLSWMANLHALTHLRFYGSYCDNLKSYPEVGSLPHLPSLTTLGIWCFHNLETLECNELLRLTSLQQLHISFCNKLKHMEGEKLPPSLLLLKIQYCRLLGKHCKNKHQLIWPKISHIPTIQVENFSDKASA; encoded by the coding sequence ATGGCTGGAGTTGTTGTTGGTGGAGCTTTTCTGTCTGGCTTCATTAATGTTGTCTTGGACAGGCTCATTTCTGCTGATGCTATCAACTTGGTTGTGGGCAAGAAGCTTAGCTCTGACTTGGTTGAGAGGCTGAAGAATGCTCTGACAGATGCTGGAGCTCTTGTTGATGATGCAGAGCTCAAGCAACTGGATAACCATGATGTGAAGGAGTGGCTCAACTGTCTCCGAGATGCTCTTTACACTGCTGATGACTTGCTGGACCGCATCTGCACCAAAGCTGCAACTCAAAAGGTCACTCTCTTGGGTAGAATCTTCAATTCTGAAGATAGGCAAATGGTGAATGAGATAGAAAGGGTGGTTAGAAGGATAGAAGATCTTGAGAACCGCAAAGGAAAGCTTGGGCTTGAAAAGATTTCCACTGCTAGCTTCTCCTGGAAAACTCCATCCACTTCTCTTGTAAAAGGGAATGTGTGTGGCAGGGAGGATGACAAGAAGGCCTTAATCAAGATGCTGAATGACAACAATGAGCATCACCTCTCTGTCATCTCTATTGTTGGCATGGGTGGTGTTGGTAAAACTACTTTGGCTCAATGGATGTACAATAATGCAGAGTTGATGGAGGGATTTGATCAGAAAGCATGGGTTTGTGTTTCGGAAAACTTCAATATTGTTGAGACTACAAGGAATATAGTAAAGGAGATCTCTACAATTACTCAGGATCTTGATagcttcaattcaattcaagatGCTTTGAAGAAAGAATTGTCCAAAAAGAAGTTCTTTATTGTTTTGGATGATGTTTGGAGTAATGATCATCATCAATGGAAGGATTTTCTAGCCCCTTTTCAATGCGGGGATAAGGGAAGTACTATTCTTCTGACTACTCGCAAGGAAGATGTTGGTTCAGTTGTTCAAACAAATTGTCAGCCTCACTATCTCATTCCATTATCAGAAGACTATTGTTGGTCAGTGTTTGCAGCCAATGCTTCTTTTCCAGAATCAAATGGGAGCCCAATACTTGAAGGAATAGGCAAAAAGATTGCCAAGAAGTGCGATGGTTTGCCATTAGCAGCAGAAACACTTGGTTGCTTGTGCAGAAGGCATGATGCTAAGGAATGGGAAAAAATCTTAAGCAGTGATATTTGGGGATTTTCTACAAATGAGAGTAAGATTGTTCCAGCATTGTTAATTAGTTACTTTCACCTTCCTGCACATTTGAAGCGTTGTTTTGTTTATTGTGCACTGTTTCCGAAAGATTATCACTTTAAGAAAGATGAACTAATTTTGTTGTGGATGGCCGAAGATCTTTTAAGACTaccaaagagaggagagaacttggaagaggttggttgCAAGTGTTTTGAAGAATTAGCTTCAAGGTTATTTTTTAAACAAGAATGGGGTTGGCATAAGATGCATGATCTCTTGCATGACTTGGCAATATTCCTTGCTGGAGACTTCTATTGTAGAATAGAAGAGCGTagtgaacaagaaaagaagaaggttCTCACTCGTCATTTGTCACATTTGCCATATGGAAGCTTAGATCATCCAATCTCAAAAGTCTTTAAGTCCGATATGAAACCAGAATCTTTGAGGACATCGTTGTATATCGATGATTTGTTCAGCATGGCATCTAAGTTTATATGCTTGAGAGTTTTGTCCTTTCGTAAACTTGATGTATTACCTGATTCAATAGGTGAATCAATTCATCTACGGTATTTGAATCTCTCTTTCACTGACATTAACAGGTTGCCAGAATCATTGTGCAACTTGTATAATCTACAAACATTAATATTGTACGGATGTACTAAGTTGACCATGTTGCCCATTAACATGCACAATCTTGTGAATTTACGGCATCTGGATCTCAGGGAAACTTCTTTGGGAGAAATGCCTGGAGGAATAAGCAAATTGAAACACTTGcgtgttttatatttctttattgtGGGAAATCATAAATATAATGGAATCCAGGAATTAGGAGGGCTGTCAAATCTTCAAGGTTCATTTGTGATTAGGAAGTTGGAGAATATTGTGGACGTGAAAGAAGCAGAGAATGCAAGGATGACAAACAAGAATCTCATGAACGAATTATACTTGGAGTGGTCTTCAGGTGATGATATGGTTCCGAACACAAGTGCCGAAAGAGATATACTTGACAACTTGCAACCTCACAACAATTTGGAAAAGTTGACCATCAAGGGATATAAGAGTACAATATTTCCAGATTGGttggggcactgttcatacaacAATATGACAAGTGTATCTCTCAAGTCTTGCAACAATTGCTGCATGCTGCCTTCACTTGGACAGTTGCCATCTCTTAAGGCCCTGCGCATTAAAGGTTTTGGTCAGCTGAAGTGTGTTGGCATGGAGTTTTACAAGGCTATTGGTGACCCTTCTTTGCAAATTGCTCCTCCTTTTCCCTTGTTGGAGAGTTTGAAATTTGATAAAATGGCATGTTGGGAGGAGTGGCACTTACCTGACTCAAAAGCTTTTTGTCAGCTTAAGAGTCTTAAAATAAGAGATCGTCCAATGTTAAAGGGAGATATGCTTCATCAGGTATTCATGAGAATCGTTTCTTCTTCATCGGATGCTTTGAAAGTTCGCGAGTTAGTTATAATCGAATTTCGAGAAGGAGGGTTTTCAGGTATGTCACTTAATGGGGATACATTATCAATTAGCGGAAGTGAATGTGTGGTGGAGTCTGCATTTAACGAAATGATGAGCAATAAGCATCTACCCTCCCTCCAAGAAGTAGAAATCATCGGGTGTTGGTTTGCTGTGTCCTGGCCGAACAATTGTTTACTACCCAAATCTTTGCAAAAGCTCACAATCAGGGAGTGCAGCAAACTGGAATTCCCGCAGCAAAAGTATGATTTGGTAGAGCTACTATTACACAGCTGTGATTCACTGAGCTCCTTATCGTTGGATGTCTTTCCCAATCTCAAGAATCTCCGGATTGATAGGTGTGAGAATCTGGAATCAGTGTCAATGTCAGAGGCACCACACGCTGCTCTTCAACGTCTCATAATCTGGGGGTGCGAGAAATTAGTGTCATTAGCAGGAGGAGGACTGGCTGCACCCAACTTGACTCATCTTCATGTCGCAAATTGTGAGAAGTTGGAGGCATTACCACGTGACATGAATAGTCTACTCCCAAGTCTGCAGTCTCTCGAGATATATGGTTGCCCAAACATTTGCAGGTTGCCAGAGGGTGGTTTGCCGCCTAACTTGAAATCACTTGAACTGCAAATTGGCGAAGAACAAATGAGAGATCTATCCTGGATGGCCAACTTGCACGCCCTCACTCATCTCAGATTTTATGGTTCTTACTGCGACAACTTAAAGTCATACCCAGAGGTGGGTTCGCTGCCTCACCTTCCCTCCCTTACCACTCTTGGGATATGGTGCTTCCATAATCTGGAGACATTGGAGTGCAACGAGCTTCTCCGCCTCACCTCCCTTCAACAACTACATATTTCATTCTGCAACAAGCTGAAGCATATGGAAGGAGAAAAGCTGCCTCCCTCTCTCTTGCTACTCAAAATTCAATACTGTCGTTTGCTGGGAAAACACTGCAAGAACAAGCATCAACTAATCTGGCCCAAAATTTCCCACATCCCCACCATTCAAGTCGAAAACTTTTCAGATAAAGCTTCTGCGTAG